One segment of candidate division WOR-3 bacterium DNA contains the following:
- a CDS encoding TGS domain-containing protein, translated as LFDELHIIRVYTKKIGRPVVRNEPIVLKQGTTVLDAAEHIHKDFKKNLKFARLWSDNGYSGQRVEKHHILTDGDVIEFHV; from the coding sequence TTATTTGACGAGTTGCATATCATCAGGGTTTATACGAAAAAGATCGGCAGACCCGTGGTAAGAAATGAACCGATTGTGCTCAAACAGGGCACGACCGTGCTCGATGCGGCTGAACACATTCACAAAGACTTTAAAAAGAATCTTAAATTCGCCCGACTCTGGAGTGATAACGGATATTCAGGCCAACGTGTTGAAAAGCACCATATTTTAACCGACGGCGATGTCATTGAATTTCAT